The genomic window tatcctaaATAGTAGCAAATTATAATTatgtcataaaatttatatgccgcttgattgtagaaaaaagcctcaatgtggtttacaaaaagataaattTAGCAGAGCAAGGTGAATTAAAGATGCAACACAGACTGAATTCACATGTGATGCCACATTAGGGATGCTCACTGGAAGTTTTCTGGTGTAAAATGGTACTCCACGCTATAGGACCTTGTGAGGTTTTGGTGAGTTAGTCTTGAGAATGTGGGGACAAGAGGGGAAAATGTAATTCATTGGCATAAAATACCTGGTTTATTCAATAAATTACCTTACACTGAATATGACAAATATACATATTGCACAGAAAAAGTATCATTTTGTACAATGCCACACCATTTTATCATTCTACTAGTAGGCCTGGGATACATATTGTATTATGAAAACACACAGGGGGTCCTGCCCATTTAGGTTGCTGTTGCAGATATCAGATGGGAGATGGAGCtctgagaaaaggaaggaaatgaagaTGTTGTTTTCCATTGTGAATATAAGCCTGTTCAGGGTGATTCAGAGCTCTTTCTGAGCAATAaatgtcctttaaaaacaaacaaaccatgatgcTCAATAGTCGAATATTTGGAACTCAAATCCAATTCAGAAATATCCCTCATGTGAGGAGTGGGGCCATGCTGACTAGCCCACCAGGAGATTGCATGAACCAACTACCTCCTCCCCATCTGAACATTTACAGGAGAAAGCATTCGTTCATACCACTGTATGAAACCATACATATATAAAGGTTTTCCCCCTGCAGACATTTGCACTGTACAGGCCGATGTTAGAGTTTAGGCACATGGCAGGTGCAAGGCCTGTCAAAGCAGGCCCACTCTCTTTTTATGCACTGGCCCAATGTGTGAGGGATACTTTTGAACAGAACTTCAGTATGGAGGAAACTGAGCTAAGGGGATCTTCTTACCCCCTTTGAGATATAGACTTACAAAGCCActggggcgtgggtggcgctgtggtctaaaccaccaagcctcttgggcttgccgatcggaaggtcggtggttcgaatccctgcaacggggtgagctactgttgctctgtcccagctcctgccaacctatcagtttgaaagcacgccagtgcaagtagataaataggtaccaatgcagtgggaaggtaaactgcttCCTAGcagtggtttaatcatgctggccacatgacctggaaagctgtctgtggacaaacgccggctcccttggtctgaaagtgagatgagcgccacaatcccagagtcacctttgactggacttaaccgtccaggggtcctttacctttactttacaaaGCCACTGTAACATATGTAACAAAAGGTGAATCACTGTAGGATTAAAAACTTTACTGGACAGTATCAATGTCATTCTTAGGTATTGGCTCAGTTTTATTTCTACTGTAATCACTTTTAGTTTAACAACAAATCAACTGCTGTTGTGAAACTCCTGCACATCTTTGTCCTTTTATTCTAGTAAATTAAGACAGATATTGGGGtcttaggggaggggtagtacctctggtgggggacacatcatgctccttctggggtagtttgcccacctttgatccccaccctgcactcggcTCTCACCTGTAGCttccagaagctgtcagcatgcaacagcatgCAACACACCCCGGGAAATAGCTTCAATTGGCCAGataaaccaagtgagggtagccaatgggtcttaaACCCTCAGTGTGTTAGGGACTAGTCTGTAGGTGAAGAGTGAAGCCCTgtaggctccagtggattgagtggacgagaccaatagtgggtccaacagtcaagaaggtggtttctgcacatgatgTAGAGGCATATGgggctcatcagcctgggaaggttgcccatctaggggaaggaaaactctgatcctaaacctctgctgccttgtggaataTTTTCCAGCCacagtaaaccctacacaaatctggagtggagtccctaaggtggttggaaggtgccttgcatgcctcctttcagcaactcctgcagcaaaGCTCGTGCCAAAAGtattgctctgccttcctttggaGCACATCAATGAGgccaagtggtggtggtggtggtggtggtggtgaggtctTCTCCCTGCTTGGGAACGGCTTACAAAGGTGCATCAGCCTTCCTTGCCAAATGCCCTGCCCCTTGACAGCCCAGGTCACTCTGCGTAGTCCAAGGCAAACTGGGGTGATCCAGGACTGTCTAACTCTCACCCCAACTTCGTTGAAGCCAAGATCCCCCTTGTGCCCAAGCTTTGCTGTTCTAAGATAAAAAGAATCAGGCCCAACACTGCACAGATAGAGCTGTCATTGTCAGTATTATTTTTGTGTGGGGCGAAACCAACAGGTTTCTCTGGGTCTATTAAAAAGACCCTTGGAAGACTTACAAGTTTCAGCCCCGAATTAGTGACGTATCTAAGGGCATTGGTGTTTCACTAATCTCTGTTTTCTCCCTTGTCAGCCTCCCTAGTATTTCTTAGGGTTAGAAACAACCACTAACAATGTGGTAGCTGCTTTAAAGCCTTACTGCATCACCACCCTTAACAGAGGCAATTGTGTTTATTTTCTGGTTTGATGGAAGCTCTGAGAGCCACTCAGAAATTGATGAAAGTGAGGAGGAGTGGAAGAAATGGCAATGCTGGGCCTCCCGTGTTATTAGAGTTTGCTATGGTCTCAAACCTACAGAGATGTGTGAAAAGTCTATGAGCAGTGAAGGCTCTGGATAGCACCTTCTTTTGCCCATGGCTTCCCATCCCCAAGTCTGCCAGACATGCATACATTGGATGTCATGTTTGAATAGCTACACACAGCTCCAAAATCATAATGACCATTCTATACAACACATGTCCTTAAAATCAGAGATAATAATGGTATGGGCAGCTCTAATTCGAACAACAGTGCACTAGGCTGCTATTTTTCAGTAGAATTTCAATTTCATTTGTAATGTCCACTTCTGTCTTTAGACTATGTAAATGTACAATGTAAGAGCAAGCCGGCTTCCCATTTTATAATTATCAGCAAGTGCAGGTGCCGTAAAACTGCAATATTAATTTAATCTGAAACTAGCTCTGATAAAAAATGATCAAGAGCTGAACCCATTCTGCTGCAGTAGTTGACCAACACGGTTACTTGTTGCCTAATGCCCTTGGCATTACAAGCAGAACAGAAACACACAACACTCACAACAGTTCTTTATATAAGCATAGACTTCACACTATTTATGGAAATAAATAATAGTGGATATTAACCTTTAAATAAGGAATTAATAGACATTATCGTTTATGGTGTATATTAGTAAAATACTTCCCTACCAGTCTCTTCATGGCACCCTTGACCTCCTTGTTCCTTAGGCTATAGATCAGTGGATTCAGCATGGGAATCACCACTGCATAAAACAAAGATACTATTTTGCCCCGTTCTGGGGACAGGCTAGAAGGACGCCTGATATACATGATGAAAACTGTCCCATAAAAAAGGGTGACAGCCATCAGGTGGAAGCCACATGTAGAGAAAGCTTTGTACCTACCCTCGACAGAGGGTATCCTCAGGATCGCAGAGAGAATGAAAATGTAGGAGATTAGAATAGCAACAAGGGAGCTGATGAGGTTGAAACTGGCAGAAAGTAACATCAGGGTCAATTTGACATGGGTGTCAGAGCAGGACAGTTTCATGAGAGCTGGGTCAGCACAGTAAAAGTGGTTGATGACATGGGAGCCACAGAAGGTCAGGCGGAAGGTGAATATGGTATGTATCATGGCATCTAGGAAAGCATATGCAGAGGGAACTGCCACCAGCCACATGCAGACCTTCCATGACATCTTTGTGGTATAGAGCAGTGGGTTGCAGATGGCTACATACCGATCATATGCCATGATGGCCAGGATGAAGGATTCTGTGAGACCCAGAGCAATGAAAAGATAACACTGTATCAAGCATCCAGTAAAAGAAATGTATTTGTGGCCTGTAACTAAATTTGCCAACAACCGAGGTGTGACATTGGAGGAATAACAAAAGTCTATAAAGGACAAGCTgctgaggaagaagtacatgggtgtgTGGAGTTGGGGATCCATCTTGATTACTGTGATTGATCCCAGATTTCCCACAACAGTAATAATATAGACCAGCAGGAACAAAACAGAGAGTGGGAGCTGCATTTTAGGATACTCTGCAAATCCCAACAGAATAAATTCAGATACTGATGTATTATTTCCTTTCACCATTCTGCTATGCATTTTGCCTTTTGAGGTACAAGAATTGAAATGCAGGCAGTCTAAGTGCTTTTCCTGAAAGACAAAACAACCCAGTTTATGTTTTTCCCTTCCTTTGGGCAGACGCTGGCACAATATACTTCCCTCGCAGGAGATAAGAACATCATTGTCATCAGTAAGTTTGTTGTTCTAgctcaggggtcctcaaactaaggcccaggggccggatgcggcccaatcgccttctaaatgcagcccgcggacggtccgggaatcagcgtgtttttacatgagtagaatgtgtgcttttatttaaaatgcatctctgggttatttgtggggcataggaattcgttcatattttttttcaaaatatagtccaaccccccacaaggtctgagggacagtggaccggccccctgctgaaaaagtttgctgacccctgttctagctgAAGGACATGACAATTGAGTAGATTATCTATGGAAGAATAAACAGTCTACTCTTCAAGCCCATCTAAGCACAAACAAGCCCCAGATAATTCCCATTGAAAGAATAGAGGAAAGTAGGAATCCCGTGTGGAGGTTTATGCCATAATCACTGGGTCAGGTGGCATGTGGCTGACTTTTCACAGGATGGTTCACTATTTGAAGTGCTGCCAGATGATAGTCCTCAATTTGAAGACATCTTCTGTTTGAAgtgctgtctggtccaagtccagtcttAAGATAAAGAGCCACAAGAAGAGATAGCAGAAGCCTTGAACTTGCTCATCAGCAATTAGCCCCTGGACTGTAGACTGAGCAGaaacaaaggtcatctagtcacATACTTCCCCATTATGGTGAGATATATTGCATTTCTCCTTAAATTATCATAATTCTTTCAACATTTGcacatatacatataaattaaaggtaaagggacccctgaccattagtccagtcacggatgactctgtggttgcagcgctcatcccgctttattggccgagggagcgggcgtacagcttccgggtcgtgtggccagcatgactaagccgcttctggcgaaccagagcagcgcacggaaacactgtttaccttcccgctggagcggtaccaatttatctacttgcactttgacatgctttcgaactgctaggtgggcaggagctgggactgagcaatgggaactcaccctgtcgcagagattcgaaccaccgaccttctgatcagcaagccctaggctctgtggtttaacccacagcgccacccgcatcccatacatATAAATTAGGATGTGTTAATTACA from Lacerta agilis isolate rLacAgi1 chromosome 1, rLacAgi1.pri, whole genome shotgun sequence includes these protein-coding regions:
- the LOC117043668 gene encoding olfactory receptor 5M11-like, which produces MVKGNNTSVSEFILLGFAEYPKMQLPLSVLFLLVYIITVVGNLGSITVIKMDPQLHTPMYFFLSSLSFIDFCYSSNVTPRLLANLVTGHKYISFTGCLIQCYLFIALGLTESFILAIMAYDRYVAICNPLLYTTKMSWKVCMWLVAVPSAYAFLDAMIHTIFTFRLTFCGSHVINHFYCADPALMKLSCSDTHVKLTLMLLSASFNLISSLVAILISYIFILSAILRIPSVEGRYKAFSTCGFHLMAVTLFYGTVFIMYIRRPSSLSPERGKIVSLFYAVVIPMLNPLIYSLRNKEVKGAMKRLVGKYFTNIHHKR